ttttatgaggaggatactggcatttacgaacccgaaggtctgaatctcacaccaagttgtgcacgatatttgaggtacatcgtgaaatcgcggccttcgtaatctccaaataagctaatacgcgctagaataagctccatctcggacgaaacgcatgtttggggTACACcgacgtctctcaaatgttttttttaagctgtatacccacgaatttagaggtatgagctgttgccgtccctgtccagcgcgagaaaaataacatttggtcctacAGTTAGTtgaactctttttaaaaagagtttcagagacgtttcagagatgtctatctttaatcggctgtcacaaaaaaatgacccccacttaaatttacttggaaaaatgaacttaccaactccttgttgaaaaaattggaattcatcTGACCGATACGCGGgctttttcctcgggctgctataaaacagttcataaattgactaatgattaaaatgttttgaaatacctttcggaatttgccttttttttctgcgtgcaaatcaagggtaaacaaagtttttaaaacatttgactagaatttcatggagttcacctcgataattttcgtcggccagagtcaagacgcgccaaggTAAGCGACAtcgccctccagtaaaataattttccaaagaataaacgtGGCACGCgtgaggaaacgcacatttttttatcattgtgatcaaagcccaatgatgtacctaaactggtacttacggtatcaaaccattgattatgacaggatgagcttaatttttctgtcgaggttGACGTGatttcacattaaaagcgtttttgacggaacaaactagtgagcatcgctgcacgaactgagaaagtaaaaacttgtatttatctcccacgcgtttcgtctgacaatagtagacttcatcaaggatttttcaagtagggtaaataagctttctcatatacaaatagtaaataagttgtctctttgctATTGAAGCCAATGGatagaattcgccaggtgcgcctaaggtgttatacatgcgtgacattttccggacgttacatgtacgagtacctgatccgtttgagggtcacagatttagggTAAATATTTCACCCCTCAACATCAcgcaatgtctctagtttatagaggtcttagaacgtttcattatatagagttgccttctgcgggtagaaggctacaagcgaatttctcaggcgtaattgcctttgatttctcaattgatgttgtcgcaaacacagtttttgggagtcacgagacaaaaaaaacttatcaggacctagtttcatgttctaatggaaataaatagcaaataaaaacacattttcttgagaaataaagtcacaAATGACGGGGGTTgtctgaaacaaatagtgatagaaaaggatttcagttctggtcaatattgacttttcatggcctacttccaaatctgagggaacgcgctgagggaataaaaaaacataaatgtgtgataatgcaagcaagagaaagaaaatccaaatgaagaaaaaagagaaaacatgggaacccgtgttgcagcgtgcagatatctttcgAGACAGACCTTCACACACCTAAGCCCGACACCACCcagagaaactcgaaagagtcctGTATATGAACTAGCTCGCACGTGCTCGCAGaaaaggccatgacaatcagcgaaaataatagcaaatgcaaatgatatttgcagtcaaaaaacaggaaaataagataacagaaggattaagaactttctagaagtgtcttcttgaaaagaaaagatgaacaatttttacttctcatgaaaatactatttctatacgtggaatttcttgatggcggaaagtggaaaaaacattttccagtcttattttctggaaacatggcgtagttaatgaatttatggggctattgatatttcctatcaaataaggggggcagagtttcccgtcattcgcggtatggaaaagccgaagttgttacactcgggaacttgtacgtcatCAAGCAGGCggcatgtgactttaaaatctcctctactgttacagtttccttattttaaactgtgcgataatgataatagacgatcaaagtATAGGctaagaatgtttttttctgtacaagagccctatgtcctgattttagcaaatcttcaaagtaataaacgactgaagaaagaaacgcaacgattttcccattgatttttcgtcaacatgcatctctctaaacgtgaaattttccattcctaccaAAAATCTCGAACGTTTTTCACATTtgtcacctttcttgatcaatcatcttgtataaagagctaaaaaatataggtttattttgtcaagtgaccaCCTGGAGCAAGaagtgcgtgacaggtgtagttaagagaaacttgtcaaagtcgcagattttaaaaggtatccaagacaaaaatacggtagtgcccaaaaatgtttttgatgattttcagagatgaaatgatgggttataaagggtaattaagattagtgttgtagctttctggcaacgggagatatttgacctcaaagttgtcaaatatttagatgaatcgaaaagtATAAAAACACtgtcgtatatttgcctctgttgattgacaagccgtcaatcgaACTGACTGATACTCGCGGCGgtcattaactaaggatgtaaaaatatgtgtgcaaatcctcaaagtaattggttaaataccatcgcaatgagagcttcatacattttacctatttgaagcgatttcattggtgaaaaccaagaaaaaccgggaggtggtctatctccccacggaaaaaaccaaaacagaaaccagtctgttttttttagttttggggtagagcctttaaactgacaaagtttcattgaaatcggtgagatggcatgtagcacgactgtccggtgctctcgtggacacgctcttaagtcACTATCTAGTTGTTTTAGAAAGAAGGATCAGCACCTAACTCTTAGTGTTTTTGTGGGAGTTGTTGATCccaatttaagtgttcttagaagtttcagttgtctgtaaagctaaataaatctaactgaaacctaatagggcctgtttattcttttccatttagttttttttgttttgttttgttttgtctttttttttcttctggtctgtaatgatttcaatggtttcaggttcttttctcagaattgagctacagtaatagtatgcttctttgtgttgttgcctacaggagccactgcttgtgttgaattgaagagatttgaaggagcaatcacttggtgtgataagggactagctgtatcctttgaaggaatctttcatttttaaccgtgggtattaaaaaaaagtttctataatttgatgttttaagggagaaaatacaaagaagggtattaattatgatgggaacttATCAGTTCATATACTTTAagtgtgtgtgattaaaaaCATAGGAGAAGTTATGACCTCATGACTTATtaatgaaattactccttttagtCAATTTGATTTAGTTCTTCTATCCATGCCAATAACTGGtacattagtttaaataaccctttaatttcccagaccaaattagtaattatccttactgtcaaccatacaattcttgtaatgttagtacagagaattcagtattgcatcaactgactattttcaaattgatatatttttttttactctcaacacttatctgattgatattgtattgctattgtaaggagaaattctcttttggtcactcacgggggttaaagggttagaagaCTAATATTCATCTAATTTATACATAGTACTTGGGTAGATGATCTCTCTAAAGcaagccagaacaaaaagctCGGTAATGTTTACATATTTTATGCAGATTTTCTTGCCTTCGACCTTTTTTCCACTACTTAGAGACTCGGAAACTTTCGTTCTGCTTTCCtatggacaaataaaaattttaaagatatGTGTTTGTGTTGCAgactcatttcttccactgctgtaaaacatttgtctgatgttaaagctatattaatttaaaaattgagcaagtgctgctcagtttttggaaactaaGGATTAAATCTAGATATTTCACTTTAAATTTTGAGGCTGTagacagaaaaaatattttttgaagtGTAGATTTACTTCATAACTGACTTTAAGACTGAATGTTGATAAATCATCTACCTTTCATGCAAAGCCCTCCTAATGGGCCATTTTATAGtcgtgtacttagttgccaagccttttatttggagtgaggctgaaggtgaccttgttatgatagagaccagtatctagaaacgataataacaaagtagtttgcatttaaaaagcagcaatgtttttatcataacaagttCAGCCTTTATCATCCCTCTTGTTCAGAGGCTTGGGAACCAAACAcgcaaatgttaaaatggactattacataTCAATATGATCAGGaacataatcttttttgtttttccacatttaacccttaacataaaacaagattgacaaaaacaataggatcttgttgtcattaagaccTCAGTCTTTCagagaagtgggagataagtccatggaggaaaaagatcctattagtcatgaccacgttagtgcaagttcaggtgaAATCAAGAAAGTCATAGACTTCTATAATTGGGGAGaagaagccatagagtacctaaacctatatcttaaaaaagctaaagaagtaggagacaagcttggggagggtaacgcttatggcagtcttggcaatgcttatcaccgtctgggtgatttcaaaaaagccaaagagtaccacaacctacatcttaaaatagctaaagaagtaggagacaagcatggggagggtcgtgcttatggcaatcttggcaatgcttatgacattctgggtgatttcaaaaaagccatagagtaccacaacctacatcttaaaatagctaaagaagtaggagacaagcatggggagggtggtgcttatggcaatcttggcaatgcttatcaaagtctgggtgatttcaaaaaagccatagagtaccacaacctacatcttaaaatagctaaagaagtaggagacaagcatggggagggtcgtgcttatggccatcttggcaatgcttattctagtctgggtgatttcaaaaaagccatagagtaccacatcctacatcttaaaatagctaaagaagtaggagacaagcatggggaaggtggtgcttatggcaatcttggcaatacTTATcaaagtctgggtgatttcaaaaaagccatagagtatcacaacctagatcttaaaatacctaaagaagtaggagacaagcatggggagggtcgtgcttatggcaatcttggcaatgcttattaccgtctgggtgatttcaaaaaagccatagagtaccacaacctacttcttaaaatagctaaagaagtaggagacaagcattgggagggtggtgcttatggcaatcttggcaatgcttattctagtctgggtgatttcaaaaaagccatagagtaccacatcctacatcttaaaatagctaaagaagtaggagacaagcgtggggaaggtggtgcttatggcaatcttggcaatgcttatcaaagtctgggtgatttcaaaaaagccatagagtatcacaacctagatcttaaaatagctaaagaagtaggagacaagcatggggagggtcgtgcttatggcaatcttggcaatgcttattgccgtctgggtgatttcaaaaaaggcatagagtaccacaacctacatcttaaaatagctaaagaggtaggagacaagcatggggagggtcttacttatggcaatcttggcaatgcttatcaccgtctgggtgatttcaaaaaagccatagagtatcacaacctagatcttaaaatagctaaagaagtaggagacaagcatggggagggtcgtgcttatggcaatcttggcaatgatTATCaacgtctgggtgatttcaaaaaagccatagagtaccacaacctacatcttaaaatagctaaagaagtaggagacaagcatggggagggtcgtgcttatggcaatcttggcaatgcttatcaacgtctgggtgatttcaaaaaagccatagagtaccacaacctacatcttaaaatagctaaagaagtaggagacaagcatggggagggtcaagcttatggcaatcttggcaatgcttatcgccgtctgggtgatttcaaaaaaggcatagagtaccacaacctacatcttaaaatagctaaagaggtaggagacaagcatggggagggtcttgcttatggcaatcttggcaatgcttattctggtctgggtgatttcaaaaaagccatagagtaccacaacctagatcttaaaataggtaaagaagtaggagacaagcatggggagggtcgtgcttatggcaatcttggcaatgattatcaccgtctgggtgatttcaaaaaagccatagagtaccacaacctacatcttaaaatagctaaagaagtaggagacaggCATGGGGAGGGTCaagcttatggcaatcttggcaatgcttattctagtctgggtgatttcaaaaaagccatagagtaccacaacctagatcttaaaatagctaaagaagtaggagacaagcatggggagggttgtgcttatggcaatcttggcaatgattatcaccgtctgggtgatttcaaaaaagccatagagtaccacaacctagatcttaaaatagctaaagaagtaggagacaaatcCTTGGAGGCAATGGCCTACTGTTCATTAGGATGCGTTTCTGAGTTGCAAGGTGGAC
The sequence above is a segment of the Pocillopora verrucosa isolate sample1 chromosome 5, ASM3666991v2, whole genome shotgun sequence genome. Coding sequences within it:
- the LOC136280995 gene encoding tetratricopeptide repeat protein 28-like — protein: MATGRSSIKVPCENEDLPDKENAPDFDEDTLRATADVYRNEGNEAFKKGDCINAIHFYTKGIKMNCNDKELKAKLHNNRAIAHSKLGNHQDSLRDAEAAIELNPTFLKAIVRGATACVELKRFEGAITWCDKGLAIDKNNRILLSLRPQSFREVGDKSMEEKDPISHDHVSASSGEIKKVIDFYNWGEEAIEYLNLYLKKAKEVGDKLGEGNAYGSLGNAYHRLGDFKKAKEYHNLHLKIAKEVGDKHGEGRAYGNLGNAYDILGDFKKAIEYHNLHLKIAKEVGDKHGEGGAYGNLGNAYQSLGDFKKAIEYHNLHLKIAKEVGDKHGEGRAYGHLGNAYSSLGDFKKAIEYHILHLKIAKEVGDKHGEGGAYGNLGNTYQSLGDFKKAIEYHNLDLKIPKEVGDKHGEGRAYGNLGNAYYRLGDFKKAIEYHNLLLKIAKEVGDKHWEGGAYGNLGNAYSSLGDFKKAIEYHILHLKIAKEVGDKRGEGGAYGNLGNAYQSLGDFKKAIEYHNLDLKIAKEVGDKHGEGRAYGNLGNAYCRLGDFKKGIEYHNLHLKIAKEVGDKHGEGLTYGNLGNAYHRLGDFKKAIEYHNLDLKIAKEVGDKHGEGRAYGNLGNDYQRLGDFKKAIEYHNLHLKIAKEVGDKHGEGRAYGNLGNAYQRLGDFKKAIEYHNLHLKIAKEVGDKHGEGQAYGNLGNAYRRLGDFKKGIEYHNLHLKIAKEVGDKHGEGLAYGNLGNAYSGLGDFKKAIEYHNLDLKIGKEVGDKHGEGRAYGNLGNDYHRLGDFKKAIEYHNLHLKIAKEVGDRHGEGQAYGNLGNAYSSLGDFKKAIEYHNLDLKIAKEVGDKHGEGCAYGNLGNDYHRLGCVSELQGGLPKAVEHYQASISLFNSLRVLLKSKDEWKVNFRNQHQMAYTGLWRVLVEQGNVDEALFVAEKGRAQALTDLMESSFRGGTSHHKGEDEDCAVLKNVPSNTVFQAVDEANVNLWVVSEGKQVQLRQSKLKGFVSENSGSSQSFESFILGVYTQLGVRSNVRCEDRSLDALREGRSKVDEKTKEANPQPHFQQDGCLSSLYDIVMKPVADLIQGDELLIIPDGPLWIAPYAALKDGNSKYLCESFTIRVAPSLASLRLIADCPDDDHKSSDALLVGDPWVSEVTNSEGEKVLEQLPCAKEEVEMIGEILNITPITGRKATKREVLKRLSSVSLVHFAAHGCMETGEIALTPDPDRISSVPTKKEDYILTIRDVLNVQLRAKLVVLSCCHSGRGEIKAEGVVGIARAFMGAGARSVVVSLWAIDDEATLEFMKCFYQHLAERKSTSKSLNLAMKSLRESDEFHDIKYWAPFLLIGDDLTFDLMAYERENLNRKSNK